The following are from one region of the Natronosporangium hydrolyticum genome:
- a CDS encoding NAD-dependent epimerase/dehydratase family protein produces MAEVLVTGSAGFIGGYLVQELLSQGHQVIGLDDHSKYGPVAHSYDDHPRFRFIPGDARDPELLTELAAGCDQLIAGAAMIGGISYFHQYPYDLLACNERIAAATGDAAITAHRYGRLRKVTYLSSSMVYESADRWPSAEGDERRIPPPLSSYGFQKLAVEYWARAAYDQYGLPYTIVRPFNCVGVGEARALGEATALSGNVKLALSHVVPDLVQKILKGQDPVHILGDGSQIRHYTYGGDLARGIVTAMTHPAAENEDFNLSTNESTTVRQLAELIWAKIKGPDVAFRYLSDDPYPYDVARRVPDIGKARRLLGFEAVTPLPEMLDEVIPWVAQAIADGRL; encoded by the coding sequence GTGGCTGAGGTGCTGGTCACCGGCTCGGCCGGGTTCATCGGTGGCTACCTGGTGCAGGAGTTGCTCAGCCAGGGGCACCAGGTGATCGGGCTGGACGACCACAGCAAGTACGGGCCGGTGGCACACTCGTACGATGATCATCCCCGGTTCCGGTTCATCCCCGGCGATGCCCGCGACCCGGAGTTGCTCACCGAGCTAGCGGCCGGCTGCGACCAGCTGATCGCCGGTGCGGCGATGATCGGCGGCATCTCCTACTTCCACCAGTACCCGTACGATCTGCTCGCCTGCAACGAACGGATCGCCGCCGCCACCGGCGACGCGGCGATCACGGCCCACCGGTACGGCCGGCTCCGGAAGGTCACCTACCTGTCATCGTCCATGGTGTACGAGTCGGCGGACCGGTGGCCGTCGGCGGAGGGCGACGAGCGGCGGATCCCGCCACCCCTGTCGTCGTACGGCTTCCAGAAGCTCGCGGTCGAGTACTGGGCCCGCGCCGCGTACGACCAGTACGGCCTGCCCTACACCATCGTGCGCCCGTTCAACTGTGTCGGCGTGGGCGAGGCCCGGGCGTTGGGCGAGGCCACCGCGCTCTCCGGCAACGTCAAACTCGCCCTGTCCCATGTAGTACCCGATCTGGTGCAGAAGATCCTCAAGGGACAGGACCCGGTGCACATCCTCGGAGACGGCAGCCAGATCCGGCACTACACCTACGGCGGGGACCTGGCCCGCGGGATCGTCACCGCGATGACCCACCCGGCCGCCGAGAACGAAGACTTCAACCTCTCGACCAACGAATCCACCACAGTACGCCAGCTGGCCGAGCTGATCTGGGCGAAGATCAAGGGCCCGGATGTTGCATTCCGGTACCTGAGCGACGACCCGTACCCCTACGATGTGGCCCGTCGGGTCCCCGACATCGGCAAGGCCCGACGGTTGCTCGGCTTCGAGGCGGTCACCCCATTGCCGGAGATGCTGGACGAGGTCATCCCCTGGGTCGCGCAGGCGATCGCCGACGGCCGGCTGTGA
- a CDS encoding glycosyltransferase — protein sequence MTMPPRAAQGRGRSAGLLHTLRVRVRLRTRLRHAAQAWRHRFPRRLPRWSAELPLPATPTTEVVTASDGVVLVTPAAASPRGRRRHGPPLPLAELVLPEGDEQWQVRRSGDGVTVVAGRVGAALDARQSEVLAQLAAVTWAGAASAPPERLARVLVPLAMTGVVLHASQPPPGVAAELAEVIAAPLPARDADAMEWELRSVRQRRLAIREHAAGLARTRPPTVSALLVTKRPQLVAHAVAVLAGQTYPELEIVVGVHGSPAPSGLSAGDRPLRIIEVPASQVLGEALAAATGAATGELVTKVDDDDRYGPEHIWDLVLARHYSNATVVGKGAEFVYLEPDEMTVRRRMAAEAETDTVAGGTIALTRAELAASGGWPAVPHSVDRALLDQIIAGGGSVYRTHPLGFIYTRHGAGHTWDPGLEYFKRDPLRTWPGLPAYAEFGTGPAR from the coding sequence ATGACCATGCCACCACGCGCTGCCCAGGGGCGCGGCCGGTCAGCCGGGCTGCTGCACACGCTCCGGGTACGGGTCCGGTTGCGGACCCGGCTGCGCCATGCCGCTCAGGCGTGGCGGCACCGGTTCCCCCGCCGGCTGCCGCGATGGTCCGCCGAGCTGCCGCTGCCCGCCACGCCGACGACCGAGGTGGTGACCGCCTCGGACGGGGTGGTGTTGGTGACGCCCGCCGCGGCCAGCCCGCGCGGGCGGCGCCGCCACGGGCCACCGTTGCCGCTGGCGGAGCTGGTGCTGCCCGAAGGCGACGAGCAGTGGCAGGTCCGCCGCAGCGGCGACGGCGTCACCGTGGTGGCCGGCCGGGTCGGCGCGGCGCTCGACGCCCGGCAGTCGGAGGTGCTTGCCCAACTGGCGGCGGTGACCTGGGCAGGCGCCGCGTCGGCGCCGCCGGAACGGCTCGCGCGAGTGCTGGTCCCACTGGCGATGACCGGGGTGGTCCTGCACGCCTCGCAGCCGCCGCCCGGCGTGGCGGCCGAACTCGCCGAGGTGATCGCCGCCCCGCTGCCGGCGCGGGACGCCGACGCGATGGAGTGGGAGCTGCGCAGCGTCCGGCAGCGCCGGTTGGCGATCCGGGAACACGCAGCAGGGTTGGCCCGCACCCGCCCGCCGACCGTCTCGGCGCTACTGGTGACCAAACGCCCGCAGTTGGTGGCGCACGCCGTAGCGGTGCTCGCCGGTCAGACCTACCCGGAGCTGGAGATCGTGGTCGGGGTGCACGGCTCGCCGGCCCCGTCCGGCCTGTCGGCTGGGGACCGGCCGCTGCGGATCATCGAAGTGCCGGCCTCCCAGGTGCTGGGCGAGGCGTTGGCCGCCGCGACCGGAGCCGCCACCGGCGAGCTGGTGACCAAGGTGGATGACGATGACCGCTACGGCCCGGAGCACATCTGGGATCTGGTCCTCGCCCGCCATTACAGCAACGCCACCGTCGTCGGCAAGGGCGCCGAGTTCGTCTACCTGGAGCCGGACGAGATGACCGTCCGCCGGCGGATGGCCGCGGAGGCGGAGACCGACACCGTGGCCGGCGGCACCATCGCCCTGACCCGCGCGGAGCTGGCCGCCTCCGGGGGTTGGCCGGCGGTGCCACACTCAGTCGACCGGGCGCTGCTCGACCAGATCATCGCCGGCGGCGGATCGGTCTACCGCACCCATCCACTTGGCTTTATCTATACCCGGCACGGCGCCGGCCACACCTGGGACCCGGGCCTGGAGTACTTCAAGCGGGATCCGCTGCGGACCTGGCCGGGCCTTCCCGCGTACGCCGAGTTCGGCACCGGGCCGGCTCGATGA
- a CDS encoding nucleotide sugar dehydrogenase produces MQASGDARPTDVVIIGGCGRAGLPLGLAFAARGMTVTLYDINAEAVAKVNAAQLPFAEAHAGPLLTEAVEHGRLWATTDDASVGDAEQVIVVIGTPVDEHLNPDLDAVPQALSRCLAHLRDGQLLVLRSTVHPGVTALTEQLLTRHGLRLDVAFCPERIAEGRALTELFSLPQLVAARTATAADRAEKLFRHLTEQIVRLTPEEAELAKLFTNTWRYIKFATANQFWMMANDAGLDYQRIQHAITFEYPRAADVPLPGFAAGPCLLKDTLQLAAFHQNNFVLGHAAMLINEGLPLYLVNRLAARYDLPRLTVGLLGTAFKGGSDDPRESLAYKLRKLLTVRARAVICTDPYVVDDRLVPLPQVLAEADLLVLGSPHPEYAQLATELPIVDIWGLTRRGVRV; encoded by the coding sequence GTGCAGGCTAGCGGAGACGCGCGCCCCACCGATGTGGTGATCATCGGCGGCTGCGGTCGAGCCGGGTTGCCGCTGGGGCTGGCGTTCGCCGCACGCGGGATGACGGTCACGCTCTACGACATCAACGCCGAGGCGGTCGCCAAGGTCAACGCTGCCCAGTTGCCGTTCGCCGAAGCCCATGCCGGTCCGCTGCTCACTGAGGCGGTCGAGCACGGCCGGCTCTGGGCTACCACCGACGACGCGAGCGTCGGCGACGCCGAACAGGTCATCGTGGTGATCGGCACCCCGGTCGACGAACACCTCAACCCCGACCTCGACGCAGTTCCGCAGGCACTGTCCCGCTGCCTGGCCCACCTGCGCGACGGCCAACTGCTGGTCCTGCGATCCACAGTGCATCCGGGAGTTACCGCCCTGACTGAACAACTGCTCACCCGGCACGGTCTCCGGCTCGATGTAGCGTTCTGCCCGGAACGGATCGCGGAGGGGCGGGCGCTGACCGAACTCTTCTCGCTGCCGCAGCTCGTCGCCGCCCGTACCGCTACCGCGGCGGACCGGGCCGAAAAGCTGTTCCGGCACCTCACCGAGCAGATCGTCCGCCTTACCCCGGAAGAGGCCGAGTTGGCGAAGCTGTTCACCAACACCTGGCGGTACATCAAATTCGCCACCGCCAACCAGTTCTGGATGATGGCCAACGACGCCGGGCTCGACTACCAGCGCATCCAGCACGCCATCACCTTCGAATACCCCCGCGCCGCCGATGTCCCGCTGCCCGGGTTCGCCGCCGGGCCGTGCCTGCTCAAGGACACCCTGCAGCTGGCCGCCTTCCACCAGAACAACTTCGTCCTCGGGCACGCCGCGATGCTCATCAACGAAGGGCTTCCGCTCTACCTGGTGAACCGGCTCGCCGCCCGCTACGACCTGCCCCGGCTCACGGTGGGGCTACTCGGCACCGCCTTCAAGGGCGGCAGCGACGACCCGCGCGAGAGCCTCGCGTACAAGCTGCGAAAACTGCTGACCGTACGAGCTCGGGCGGTGATCTGCACCGACCCGTACGTGGTCGACGATCGGCTGGTGCCGCTGCCGCAGGTGCTCGCCGAGGCCGACCTGCTGGTGCTCGGCTCACCCCATCCAGAGTATGCCCAGCTCGCCACCGAGCTGCCGATTGTGGACATCTGGGGACTGACCCGACGGGGGGTGCGGGTGTGA
- a CDS encoding glycosyltransferase family 2 protein, translating into MTPQVSVIVPVYHEGEAVVPSLERIGREVLLPAEILVVHDTPDDPSVPYAEQVARRDPRVRAVLNTYGPGPAHAVRFGIDEARAPVAVVTMADGSDDPRQIDELARLVERGVVVAAASRYMPGGQQVGGPRLKGLLSRAAGRSLHLLARVGTRDATNSFKAYDTAFVRTVGIDSRAGFEIGLELTAKATRLRLPVAEIPTIWLDRRLGDSHFDLGRFLPAYLRWYRYAFGPRLPLTRVASGGARRPHRRSPRVGNRG; encoded by the coding sequence GTGACACCACAAGTGAGCGTCATCGTTCCGGTCTACCACGAAGGCGAGGCGGTAGTGCCCAGCCTGGAACGAATCGGTCGGGAGGTGCTCCTGCCGGCGGAGATTCTGGTGGTGCACGACACCCCGGACGACCCGTCCGTCCCGTACGCCGAGCAGGTCGCCCGTCGCGACCCCCGCGTCCGGGCGGTGCTCAACACCTACGGCCCGGGCCCGGCCCACGCGGTCCGCTTCGGCATCGACGAGGCGCGCGCCCCGGTAGCGGTGGTGACCATGGCCGACGGCTCGGACGACCCACGGCAGATCGACGAGTTGGCGCGGCTCGTCGAGCGGGGCGTGGTGGTGGCCGCCGCTTCCCGGTACATGCCCGGCGGCCAACAGGTCGGCGGGCCCCGACTCAAAGGCCTGCTCTCCCGGGCCGCCGGGCGTAGCCTGCACCTGCTGGCCCGGGTCGGCACCCGCGACGCCACCAACAGTTTCAAGGCGTACGACACCGCCTTCGTGCGTACCGTCGGGATCGACTCCCGGGCCGGGTTCGAGATCGGCCTGGAGTTGACCGCCAAAGCCACCCGGCTGCGGTTGCCGGTCGCCGAGATCCCCACCATCTGGCTGGACCGGCGGCTCGGCGACTCCCACTTCGACCTCGGCCGGTTCCTGCCGGCGTACCTGCGTTGGTACCGCTACGCCTTCGGGCCGCGGCTGCCGCTGACCCGGGTCGCCAGCGGCGGGGCACGGCGCCCGCACCGTCGCTCACCCCGGGTGGGTAACCGTGGCTGA
- a CDS encoding arabinofuranosyltransferase yields MTIVGRGLRAARPWLFLAGAAGLVLLAGTADYHPFSLRVEYALRAAVVVLVAVGVGGYAWSLRRSRTEPQANLRGSWGTDLLPAVLGGVAGLTLTVLLNGTPYALGGLTADQTFRTAAITRFADSPGTADFTFAGLPAFYAPAYFWVLGRAADLAGVEPWRMAKIGAIAAALAVPVVTYLLWRRLVPAYAAALIAGVPLLVQDVYQPYAWLVLFAIVPWWLEAVHGVRRPGRRVGNPLLLGLIGAVLFLTYYYLFLVAALSLPLFLLAERLRGRWPWRQLGRAALVLAIAAAGSALYWLPLLISMIRADHPESLANRWFTSSHPQLPLPMADGTLTGLLALVGLVFLVWAAPREALPRGLLVLLLAAYGWYLLGAAAAAVDDPLLSFRGKPLVPLILLSAAALAAVRLTRLVAARVQSGDAARAVAAALAVLLVVLVAAGQQLVTELRDSPLTELAHADALPDGSLPTHHPPDAEPAAASAVQLAAAIDERYAGPGHPVVLTDRADLLALYPYWGFLQWNAHYAHPAGEFSARAEFVDRLAVAGPAELSQLAAENAFDPIDGVVLPIEGDDAVLRYAADAFPAGVRTIEVRFPRGVFAAAGFETTEVNGYLVAVRPR; encoded by the coding sequence GTGACGATCGTCGGCCGCGGGCTGCGGGCGGCCCGCCCGTGGCTGTTTCTGGCCGGGGCCGCGGGCCTGGTCCTACTCGCGGGCACCGCCGACTACCACCCGTTCAGCCTGCGGGTGGAGTACGCGCTGCGGGCCGCGGTAGTGGTCCTGGTCGCGGTCGGCGTCGGCGGCTACGCCTGGTCACTGCGGCGCAGTCGGACTGAGCCGCAGGCGAACCTGCGCGGAAGCTGGGGCACCGACCTGCTGCCGGCCGTGCTCGGCGGAGTCGCCGGACTGACCCTGACGGTGCTACTCAACGGCACCCCGTACGCGCTCGGCGGGCTCACCGCGGACCAGACCTTCCGCACCGCCGCGATCACCCGGTTCGCCGACTCCCCCGGCACCGCCGACTTCACCTTCGCCGGGCTACCGGCTTTCTACGCCCCGGCGTACTTCTGGGTGTTGGGCCGGGCCGCCGACCTGGCCGGTGTCGAACCGTGGCGAATGGCCAAGATCGGTGCCATCGCCGCCGCCCTGGCGGTGCCGGTCGTCACCTACCTGCTGTGGCGACGGCTGGTGCCGGCGTACGCGGCGGCGCTGATCGCCGGGGTGCCGCTGCTGGTCCAGGACGTCTACCAGCCGTACGCCTGGCTGGTGCTCTTCGCCATCGTGCCCTGGTGGCTGGAGGCGGTGCACGGGGTTCGCCGGCCGGGTCGGCGGGTGGGAAACCCGCTGTTACTCGGGCTGATCGGGGCGGTGCTGTTCCTCACCTACTACTACCTCTTCCTGGTGGCAGCCCTGTCACTGCCGCTGTTTCTGCTGGCGGAGCGGCTTCGGGGCCGCTGGCCGTGGCGGCAACTGGGCCGGGCCGCGCTGGTACTCGCCATCGCCGCTGCCGGGTCTGCCCTCTACTGGCTGCCGCTGTTGATCAGCATGATCCGTGCCGACCATCCCGAGTCGCTGGCGAACCGGTGGTTCACCAGCAGCCACCCACAGCTGCCGTTGCCGATGGCGGACGGGACGCTGACCGGGCTGCTGGCACTGGTCGGCCTGGTGTTCCTGGTGTGGGCCGCTCCGCGGGAGGCGCTACCGCGCGGACTGCTGGTGCTGCTGCTCGCCGCGTACGGCTGGTATCTGTTGGGGGCGGCGGCCGCGGCGGTGGACGATCCGTTGCTCAGTTTTCGGGGCAAACCACTGGTGCCGCTGATCCTGTTGAGCGCCGCAGCGCTGGCGGCGGTGCGGCTGACCCGGCTGGTCGCCGCCCGGGTCCAGTCCGGTGACGCCGCCCGGGCGGTGGCGGCGGCGCTGGCGGTGCTGTTGGTGGTGCTGGTCGCGGCCGGGCAACAGCTCGTCACCGAGCTGCGGGACAGTCCGCTCACCGAGCTGGCGCACGCCGACGCACTGCCCGACGGATCGCTGCCGACCCATCACCCACCCGACGCGGAGCCGGCCGCCGCGTCCGCGGTACAGCTGGCGGCCGCGATCGACGAAAGGTACGCCGGCCCGGGGCACCCGGTGGTGCTCACCGACCGGGCGGACCTGCTTGCCCTCTACCCGTACTGGGGGTTCCTGCAGTGGAACGCCCACTACGCCCACCCGGCTGGGGAGTTCAGCGCCCGGGCAGAGTTTGTGGACCGGCTCGCTGTTGCGGGGCCAGCGGAGCTCTCCCAGCTGGCGGCGGAGAACGCCTTCGACCCAATCGACGGGGTGGTGCTGCCGATCGAAGGTGACGACGCGGTGCTGCGCTACGCCGCCGACGCGTTTCCGGCGGGGGTGCGGACGATCGAGGTCCGCTTCCCGCGGGGGGTGTTCGCCGCCGCCGGCTTCGAAACCACCGAGGTCAATGGCTACCTCGTCGCCGTCCGACCTCGCTAA
- a CDS encoding glycosyltransferase: MRNDWSPVAVPPLGQWRPTRTVSVVIPAYQCQPSLDLTLASLAYQTYPAELLEVVVVDDGSQPPLTLPKLRPARCRVIRPEQGWGRANALRAGAEESTGEIIHWLDADMVVYPTHVEAQARWHHQLPYAVTLGWKRFVDVAPDAPYWPTADQVAAACDEDAAGELFNELPSTGHDYVEAQIARTRQLRDADHTGFLAHVGATAALRRELYQATGGLDSDLRLGEDTEFGYRLAQAGALFVPEPAAHSWHLGATHMMRHELVLQRYNRPFLADRMPQPRWLRRVGGTGWSVPLVTVVAPVGGQSLERVRAAVDSVLASDEADLRVALVGPWRELSAERGSPLHDPQLDLRLLAATYQGDPRVRLLDEAPTTGFPSPYLLRLPPAVGLTRPALRRLLEYADSGRLGLVRVELPGAGTAELWRTAALHRAGWVREEGETLAAVVAEVYGAGTLPAEQVGVVDLAGFPEAMLTSGPVLTEAPVGRWLPSSVEVAGARSLGRAAWMVARLAVTRATRRLRRR, encoded by the coding sequence GTGCGTAACGACTGGTCGCCGGTGGCGGTGCCGCCGCTGGGGCAGTGGCGCCCCACCCGGACAGTGAGCGTGGTGATCCCGGCGTACCAGTGCCAGCCGAGCCTCGATCTCACCCTGGCCTCGCTCGCCTACCAGACTTACCCGGCAGAACTGCTGGAGGTCGTGGTGGTCGACGACGGTTCGCAACCGCCGCTGACCCTGCCGAAGCTCCGGCCGGCCCGTTGCCGGGTGATCCGTCCGGAGCAGGGCTGGGGGCGGGCGAACGCGCTGCGGGCCGGCGCGGAGGAGAGCACGGGCGAGATCATCCATTGGCTGGACGCGGACATGGTGGTCTACCCGACCCATGTAGAAGCGCAGGCCCGGTGGCACCACCAACTGCCGTACGCGGTAACCCTGGGCTGGAAACGCTTCGTCGATGTTGCGCCGGACGCGCCTTATTGGCCCACAGCCGATCAGGTCGCCGCCGCCTGCGACGAAGACGCGGCCGGCGAACTCTTCAACGAGCTGCCCAGCACCGGTCACGACTATGTGGAAGCGCAGATCGCCCGGACCCGGCAGCTGCGCGACGCCGACCACACTGGATTCTTGGCCCATGTCGGGGCGACCGCAGCGCTACGGCGCGAGCTGTACCAGGCCACCGGCGGGCTCGACTCCGACCTGCGGCTGGGGGAGGATACCGAGTTCGGCTACCGGCTGGCGCAGGCCGGGGCGCTGTTCGTCCCGGAGCCGGCCGCTCACAGTTGGCACCTCGGCGCCACCCACATGATGCGGCATGAGCTGGTCCTCCAGCGCTACAACCGGCCGTTCCTGGCCGACCGGATGCCGCAGCCGCGGTGGCTGCGCCGGGTAGGCGGCACCGGCTGGTCGGTACCGCTGGTCACGGTGGTGGCACCGGTGGGCGGGCAGTCGCTGGAGCGGGTCCGGGCCGCGGTCGACTCGGTGCTCGCCAGCGACGAGGCGGACCTGCGGGTGGCGCTGGTGGGCCCGTGGCGGGAGCTGTCCGCGGAGCGGGGTTCGCCGCTGCACGACCCGCAGCTGGACCTGCGGCTGCTCGCCGCCACCTACCAGGGCGACCCTCGGGTACGCCTGTTAGATGAGGCGCCAACGACCGGCTTCCCCTCCCCGTACCTGCTGCGGCTACCGCCCGCGGTGGGGCTCACCCGGCCGGCGTTGCGCCGACTGCTGGAGTACGCCGATTCCGGGCGGCTCGGCCTGGTCCGGGTGGAGCTACCCGGGGCCGGCACGGCGGAGCTGTGGCGAACCGCGGCACTGCACCGAGCCGGCTGGGTACGCGAGGAGGGTGAAACTCTCGCCGCAGTGGTGGCCGAGGTGTACGGTGCCGGAACCCTGCCGGCCGAGCAGGTCGGGGTAGTAGACCTGGCCGGATTCCCCGAAGCAATGCTCACCTCCGGGCCGGTGCTCACGGAGGCACCGGTGGGTAGGTGGCTACCGAGTTCAGTGGAGGTGGCGGGAGCCCGGTCACTGGGGCGCGCCGCCTGGATGGTGGCGCGACTCGCCGTCACCCGGGCGACCCGGAGACTCCGCCGCAGGTAG